The region aggattagatacacggttcggcatacagtgtcacacaggataggattagatacacagctcagcagacagtatcacacaggagaggattagatacacagctcagcagacagtatcacacagaataggattagatacatggctcaacagtcagtattacacaggataggattagatacacagctcagcagacagtatcacacaggagaggattagatacatggctcaacagtcagtattacacaggataggattagatacacagctcagcagacagtatcacacaggataggattagatacacggttcggcatacagtgtcacacaggataggattagatacacagcccagcagacagtatcacacaggagaggattagatacacggctcagcagacagtatcacacaggatgggattagatacacagctcagcagacagtatcgcacaggataggattagatacacagctcagcagacagtatcacacaggataggattagatacacagctcagcagacagtatcacacaggagaggattagatacacggctcagcagtcagtatcacacagaataggattagatacacggctcagcagacagtatcacacaggagaggattagatacatggctcaacagtcagtatcacacaggatgggattagatacacagctcagcagacagtatcacacaggagaggattagatacacggctgagcagtcagtatcacacaggagaggattagatacacagctcagcagacagtatcacacaggataggattagatacacggctcagcactcagtatcacacaggagaggattagatacacagctcagcagacagtatcacacaggataggattagatacacggctcagcactcagtatcacacaggagaggattagatacacggctcagcactcagtatcacacaggataagattagatacacagctcagcagacagtatcacacatgacagacTTAGATACAGCATCTCAGCAGCCCACGATACATCCTGACCGTGAAGAAGAGAGATGACTCCAGTCCTGCAGAGATGAATCCCTTTATATAGAGCGGTACATCCAGTGACACGACATGGACACATGCTGATAATCGCTTCTGAAATAGAAAAATAGACGCTGCCAACAGTCGCTCTAAAATACAATCTCATTTGATACCAAACTCCGGCAAATGTAATCTGTGTATCTGTTAATTATGTAAATGCAAACACAAAATGCGCATATTTTATGCAAATTTATGGAGAAAAATGTATCACcagctgcatcacaatatataatgGAGCTGCTGACAGCAGACTGGGGAGGAGAAGGGTTAAATAGCGATGCCAGCCCCTAATTACAGGAGCTGACAATGTGCAGCCGACCTGACGGGACCCAGCGCTGCAGACAGTCCTATGCGGCACCATCATTCGGGCCGGGCCGGCGTGCTGAGTTTTTCACAGTTTTTTCTTTAATGCTTAGGGGTAGGATAAATCTTTATCAGATAAGCCTTTTTTGTGCATATAGTGTGACCCGCGGGCCCATTTTTTATGCAGGTAATTGCAGAAAAAGTTGTTTTTCTTCTAAGGAGTCACTGCTCCCAATTACAGTGAAAGGATTGACCGATCCGACTGGCAGAAAGTGGGCAGAGCCACGGTCAGCGCATCTATGGCGGGAAGTAGCTTTATTTGGGGGTGGGCAAAATTGATTGGGGCACAGTTGGAGGGGTATTTGCCCCAAGTCTTGGGGTGGCACTAACGCGCCATCGGGGTATTTAGACTGAGGGCTAAGGCAACGAAACGAATGGGTGAAGATTTGCCTGACCGCGCCAACTGTCaacagaattttgaaaaatttgaatTTTGAAACATTAGCATGATTGTTTGTTGCAACATTCGTTACCATGGTAGCCAATTATCATTATTGGACCCATTCCCCCAGCCAATTATTATTATTGGACCCATTCCCCAGTCATAAGAACGCTCTCATATTGATATTAAAAACTTCATCCAACTGGAATATTTTTGTATCTAAGGTCAATATACTGCTGTTCACTAATGACGGGACCAGCAGCCATTGACCCGTTAATCGATAGAGGCAAGGAGCAAAGAGTCGATGACGTGATCGATTTAATATTAGGGTGGTTTCGGAGGAAGAAGCCATGTGGAGTGGTTGAGTAAAGGTTGAGGTGGATGGGTTGGGTCTTCATGGATGCATTAACCTGACCCGGGCAATGGCTTTAATGCGTGAGGTATAGGTAAAGCATGGATGCTCTGTGGGAAGAGTGACGGTGGCAGACACTGCAAGACTTTCTGCATCGCTATGAGGTACAACGTTGCCGGCGTATTTCCCACCAAATAGTTAAATTTGTCCTCTCCTAGTAAGGGATTCCAAAACTCTGGATGATCTTGAAGGATCTTCCTCATCTTGAAGTTCAGGGAGGGAGAAAAAAGTAGCAGATAATACAAGCAGAGTTTTTTAGAGACCACGTTGACCTTGGAGCTCCATAACTGCTCCAAAATGACATCCAAAGGGGTTTCCCCCTTCCGGTCCATGATCTTTGGGGATGCCCCATTCCCTAGGAGGATCAGAACAGTTTCTGCACTCAGGAGCTCGCAGGCCAGGTGGAGAGGGGTCTTCCCGTCTGACAGATGGAAGCAGCTGGCCCTATTAATGTAGGAGTTTAGACTTGGCATCTTGTGGGACATCTTAATAATCATGATTAAGATGTCTCGTCTGTCGTAAGTGACAGCCAGTGCCAGGTGGGGGGCTGATGGAGGACAGCAGCAGAACTTGATTCCTGGCACCTTCAGAGCTTCCTCCGGGAAGTGAGACAGCAAATATTGGGCGTAACGCAGGTGATTGTGCACCACGGCATACATCAGGGCATCGGATGGAGAATAGCACCTCATGTTCGCGTCGTCATCCCACTGGAAATATTCCATAGTCCTTATCTCCTCCAGTTTCCATACAGGTTCCTGGTCCCGCACCGCCTGGTAGAACATGTAAGAATAGAATTTGCATTGCTCGTCTTGCAGGCTGACTTGGTTGCTGCACATTGTCTTCTTCTGCCGGTGAAGCCGGAACAAAAAAAGGAAGGGAATATTCGCAGATTTTCTGAAATCCTGGCGGAGACGAAGAGGTGATCTCCCACCGTCATACAGTCACTGCACAGAGACGCAGAGTCTCAAGCCACCATTGCAGCAGGTTCATCTTGTAGCGCAAGCCTTCGGGTGGAGTTAACCCTTAGCACCCTGGCCTCCTTTTTTCCCTTCGCCGCTGCTCCTTTCTTCCAGCTCTCGTGCTATGACATGGGACCCCTGCAGAAAGGCTTGATCAGCAGCAGCAGTAGGATTGAGCATCCAATGCCCCTGTAACCCCTGATAGTAGGAGACCCCTCCTTCCTCTCGCCGCCCCTGCAGCTCCATGCTACATGCACATTGTGTCAATCTGTTTTCTGCTCACCGCCCCGCTCTTACTGCAGTGGTAGGAGCGTTTCACGACTGCTCTGCTTGCAATGCTTGGATGATGGGGGCTGGGTACCCCCATGCATGTATACGGCTTGCACCATGCATTATACGATGGCGCCACCTCTATAGGTGCACCATATGAGCTGAGCAATGGGGTAATGGCTGGACTCCATGGATTGGGGTGTAAGTAATTGGAGAACTGGTTACGCTTGAATCGATGAGATTGGGGACTGGATCAGAATCTGGAAATGATCATTTATAGGGGATAGAACTGTGATGGAGGCAGCTCTGCAGGTGACGTTGGGATCCGAGGGCtgtgggggatgtctggagagggGAGAGCTGCTGCAGTGGGGATGATGGATGAGCCTGCATGGATGACGtcattctacttttttttttttttttgcttctgtctCGAAAAAGACATTTTATTTTTCTAGGTGAGATTTTGAAATAGATGTCACAGGACAATGCAACATAGTTGTcgactgaaatactctgtgctgctgggaggaCCCGACTCCTTCCATTTTGCCTCCTTACATCGTGAATTTGTCCCTGTCACATGCAGCCCTGTTATTACTGGTCAATCACGGACAAATACTCTGTGCCCCATGGCCACTGATGTCATCACATGAGTGGAGCGGTCACTGCCTTCCACAAGATCAGCGCACTCCTCTCCTGCTGCTGTTGGGATTTCCATGAATATTGTTGGGTTTGATGACTCTTTAAATTATGGAGCTGAGTCTGCACCCTACCTGGCAAGTGCCAGCTGTGTTACAGAGTGGACATCTGGCTATAAGAGCAGTGATCGGCCCGGGGCGGACATGCTGTTGGTgcaccacacaggggcccaagatgtAAAGGGGCCGCTACCCCATCCAAAGCAGGTGGGATTGTGCATTACTATCAGCGATTGGACCACAAAGGGTCCATATATTATACTTGCACAGTGGATCTCTTCTGTGTGTTCCCGCTCCTGGATTGGACCTTTGCTGTTGTTGCTgttgttaaccccttaaatgccacgGTGCATCTTCAGCTGCCGAAGACCCCAATGGCTGCCATGTTGGGCTTCCTAGAAATTTGCCATTTTacctatatactgcaatacagagGTATCGTAACACAGAACAAGCAATGAGACAATCATAGTCCACAAAGAGActaaaagcaacaaaaaaaaaaaaaattataaaaaaataaattctaaaaaataaataaaaataaagattgaaCTCCCTCCTCATcttccccattttaaaaaaataaataaacgtaTTTAGGAACATGAATCAACCTGTCAATAAATGACGTAAAGCAAAAAGAAAATCGAAATGGCAGGATTTCTGTTTTCGGTCGCTTCACCTGACCCGAAAAATGCAATAAGaaacaatcaaaacattgtatgtatcTGAAAATGCTACTAATAAGGATGACAGTTcgccacacaaaaaaacacacagCTCCAGAGGTAGAAGCAAAACACAGCTACTTACATGTACAATATACGAAAAGGGTTGCACTCAACCGTGTAAAGCATGTcactatgaaatatatgaaatgtgaatagcaaaatggctagtgaatattagaaaaaaatatttgcgacgctttgcacaaaatttggccaaataatgtctgcccatcaaccaacgtcaaggtggcctCAAAGACTGATGGGTTTTGATGCGTCACAGTTTTCTGTAGTTTCAATGTCGGCTTTCTGACCGAgaactccgcccttcaccatgtgaTGATTTAAATCACAGCAGGTTCCTACCTATGGGGCTATCATACTTTGCAGGGGGGTACTGTAGGGTCCTCATACTGTGCATTtgtagggtactgtggaggaattcattgTGATGGAATCATACCGTGTTTGGGGGGCacatttgttggcatcatacttcatGGGGGCCATGAAAGGAATATCTTATTATGTGAGAGCACTAAGGGGCTTCAATAGAGGCAAAATTAGTTTGTAAGGGCCCCACTAAATAGTATGACCCCCCCCCCAAATAGTATAAtgatccccacatagccctgcaaatagtatgatggcccccacatagcatTCCAAATAGTATGAAACCCCCAAATAGTTTAATAACCCCCACATAGAAGTgacaatagtatgatggccccagaagtagcatgatggcccccacatagcgctccaaatagtatgatacttccccacatagccatccaaatagtatgatggacccacaaatagcgctccaaatagtatgatggcc is a window of Ranitomeya variabilis isolate aRanVar5 chromosome 2, aRanVar5.hap1, whole genome shotgun sequence DNA encoding:
- the LOC143809034 gene encoding ankyrin repeat domain-containing protein 9-like, whose product is MCSNQVSLQDEQCKFYSYMFYQAVRDQEPVWKLEEIRTMEYFQWDDDANMRCYSPSDALMYAVVHNHLRYAQYLLSHFPEEALKVPGIKFCCCPPSAPHLALAVTYDRRDILIMIIKMSHKMPSLNSYINRASCFHLSDGKTPLHLACELLSAETVLILLGNGASPKIMDRKGETPLDVILEQLWSSKVNVVSKKLCLYYLLLFSPSLNFKMRKILQDHPEFWNPLLGEDKFNYLVGNTPATLYLIAMQKVLQCLPPSLFPQSIHALPIPHALKPLPGSG